The Flavobacterium johnsoniae genomic sequence CCTGTAAGCATATTGCTGATTTTTTTTGAGTTCTGACCATCTATTTGAATTGTAGCTTTAACAGGTTTTAAACCTAAAAAAAGCAAACTATCACTTTTTGGAGAAGTATTGTTTTGCTTATCTCTAAACTTAACCGATTCCATATTTTTAATCATGTTTTCGACTAAACTCCATTCAACTTTATGAATTGTTCCTTGTAAAATCTCACCTTGAAATTGAATCTCACTTTTTAATTTCAACTCAGAACCATTAGCATCAGTTACAGCAGAAGAATAATTTTTAAAATCTTTTGTGGCTGAAGAATAATTTTTACCGCTTTCGCTAAAGTGAACCAGATATTTTCCATCTTTCTGACTAACTTGAACATTTAGAATTACTGATTTATCTTGCCCTTTTCCAACAAAATTCTTCATACCCTGAATATAATTTTGTCTTCCCCAATTTATAAGATCTTTACTTTCTGAATGAGCAAAAACGTTATCTCTCACACTCCAAAAGCAATGAAAAATTCCAGCATTATCACGAATCAAAAAAGCTTCAGACATACTTTTACCCGTTGCTCCCCAGCTTCCAAAATCTGATTTTAAGAAACTAAATTCTGGACCAATCGCAAACCAGTTTTTCTGATCTGTACTCCACGCAAAATGAAGTCCGTTTTTGCCATTATTTTTTAAAGTGGAATAAGCAAACAAATACACTTTATCTGGATTTTTCTCTTTTGTTTTAATACTAAATCCAAACATTCCAAAAGTAATAGCAAAAAGTAACATCAGTTTTAAAATGCGGCAAAGCAAAAAACGTTTCATTATTTTTTGCTTTTTAATTGATACAGAACCGAACTATGCGATTTTAAATCTGCATTTATTTCTTTTGAAGTTGTTTTTGATTTTTCACCTGTCCACATATTCAAAACTTCAGCTGAACCTGAAATTCCAAGATCAGAAAGATTTACTGTTACTTTTTGAGTGTCCTTATCTGAAATATTAAACAAAGCAAGATATACACTTCCGTCTTTAGCATTTTTTGAAGTCACAGCAATTTTTCCGTCTTTTTGGAAAAGCTGTTTTACATCTTTACTTTCATTATGCATTTTTACAACATCTTTATTTGTTAGTAGTGAAAGAGTAAAAGCATCATTACTTGGTAAATCTCCACCAAAAAACAATGGCGATTTGAAGATATTGAAAAATGTAATTAAAGTATATTGTTCGTCTTTGGTTAAACGAGTCATACGATCATTTCCGCGTTCACCTCTTATTGAAATACGTCCCAACGGAATCATATCACAATCTGGCCAAGTTCCCGGCGCAATGTGAGGATACCATCTTTGAGCAACATCCATTAAATGTGTTATATGTGGCCAAGTATCCCAAACATCATCAACCATACGCCACATATTAGCGTGCGAAGTTACGTGAGAAGCTGCAGAAATTGGCGTTTCACCAGGCGAAGTACTCAAGACAATTTTACGTCCGCATTTATCAATGGCATTTCTAATTAAATTAATTTCTCCTTCATGATAAGGTCTTGATAAATCATCGATTTTGATAAAATCTACTCCCCATTGCGCATATAATTCGAATATAGAATCATAATATTCCTGCGCTCCTGGCTTGTCAGCCAAAATTGTATAGTTATCTCTTAACCATTCGCATTGTAAAGCTGTCGTATAAATTTGATCTGCAGTAATTCCTTTAGTTCCTTTAATCGGCATTTTGTCTTCAACCGCTTTCTTAGGAATACCACGCATAATATGAATTCCGAACTTCAATCCTTTTTTATGAATATAATCTGCTAAAGGCTTAAAACCCTGTCCGTCTTTTGCAGATGGAAATCGGTTAACGGCTGGCAAATATCTTCCGTATTGATCTATAACATAACGTGGATCTGTTTGATTGTAACCTCCAGCTTTATCATTTTCTACAAACCATCTGATATCAACAACAACATATTCCCAACCGAACTTTTTGAGTTCTTTTGCCATGTAATCGGCATTGGATTTTACTTCGTGTTCTTCTACAGTTGGTCCATAACAATCCCAGCTGTTCCAGCCCATTGGCGGAGTCTGTGCCCATTGTTTAAATTCTTCTTTTTGAAATGTTTTGGTTTGTGCATTAGATAAGACAGATATAAAAAATGTCCCTATCATAATAGTAAGTAAGTTTGTTTTTTTCATTGTGGTTAATTTTATGTGTAAAATTTACATTTAAAAATAATAAAAAAAAATACCCCCTTCTACATTTTTGTTTATTAATAATATTGAAGGGGGGAAATTTATCTAATTTTGTTTTTTGCTTTAATCATTCTTGCCTATTAATTTTACAGAATGCATTCAGCTTTAAACTATATTTTTTATTCATTATAAGCTTCGATAGTATAAGAAGTTCCTTTTTTTGTTTCAAATACAGCAGTATAACCAATTGACGATTTTTTGCTTTGAATATTTAACTTTTGAATTCTAAATGGTTTTGCTGATCTAATTTGGCAAGTTCCACCTACATTAGACACAATTTTACTTTGACTCATTTTTCCGTCCTCCCAATTTATATCGACTGTAAAATTACCTTTTGCTGTAATGCCTTTAATTTCACCGTCTTTCCAAGCATCTGGAAGAGCAGGCAGTAAATGAATTTCCTTATTCTGACTTTGCATCAGCATTTCGATCACACCGGCTGTTCCCGCAAAATTTCCATCAATTTGAAAAGGTGGATGTGCATCAAAAAGATTTGGATAACAACCTCCATGTCTACTATAATTAGGGTCATTATCTTTTGTTAATCTTAATTGATTTTTGAATAATTGATAAGCATGATTCCCATCTAAAAGTCTCGCCCACATATTTACTTTCCAAGCCAAACTCCAACCAGTTCCATCGTCGCCTCTTAATTCTAAAGTTTTTTTTGCTGCGTTAGCTAATTCTGGAGTTTTAAGTGGTGAAATTAAATTAGCTGGATGCAACGCATAAAGATGTGAGGTATGTCTATGATGCGGATCTTCTTCTTCAAAATCCTTGTACCATTCTAACAATTGTCCTTTTTTACCAATTTGAAAAGGAAGTAATTCATTTGCAACTTTGTCTACTTTTTGTCTGAATTCTGAATCAATATTTAAAACTTTTGAAGCTTCGACTGTATTTTCAAACAAATCTTTAATAATTCCGATATCCATTGTAGAAGCGGTTGTTACTGTACCTTTCTTTTTTCCATCATAATAAAACATATTTTCTGGCGAAGTCGAAGGCATCGTTACCAAATGACCATTTTGATCTTTCTGAAGCCAGTCTAAACTAAACTCAGCTGCACCTTTTATAATTGGATATACTTTTTTCAAATAGGCTTTATCTCCAGTATATTGATAATGTTCCCATAAATGTCTGCTTAACCAATTGGCTCCCATATACCAGTTTGCCCACATAGGATCTCCTTTTCCGAAATCGCCAACAGGATTTGTCATTGCCCAGATGTCTGAGTTATGGTGTAAAACCCAGCCGTTGGCATGGTAATAACTTTTGGCAGTTTCTGTTCCTGTTATAGAAGCATTTTTAATGTATTCGTCAAGCGGAAAAAATAATTCAGACAAACTTGCCGATTCTACTGACCAATAATTCATCTGTAAATTAATGTTTGTCGTATAGTTACTGCTCCAAGGAGCACGAAGTTTGTTGTTCCAAATTCCTTGTAAGTTGGCTGGCGCATTGTGTGTACGCGAAGAAGAAATCAACAGATAACGCCCGAACTGAAAAAATAAAGCTTCCAATCCAGCATCTTTTTCTCCTTTTGCATATTGTTCTAATCTTATATCTGTTGGCAGATTAGATTTATTAGTTTCTTTTTCATTTAATTTTAAAGAAACTCTATTAAAGAATTTTTGAAAATCTGTAATATGTTCCTTTAATAAACTGTCATATTTTTTAGCAATTGCTTTTTTAATCGGAGCTTCTGCGAATTTATGTTCGTCTTTTCCTTGACTATCCGGACATTTATCAAATCCGTTGAAGCTTGTTGCTGCCGAAACGAAAAGTAAAATTTCAGATGCATTTTTTATTACTAAATTATTTCCTTCAACGCTTATTTCGCCGTCTTTTACTATTGGTTTAATAATCAATTCGAAACGCATTCCTCTGCATCCAGATGCATCTTCATAAACAACTGGTTCTTTGTTGTAATCAATATAATTTGGATCTGAATGTGAAGGTGCTTTTCCTTTCAAAACCAAAGATTTATCTTTTATTGATTTTTGATTTTTTAAAAGACTAGAAGCGTCAATTGTAAAAGAAAGTTTTTTCAATTGATCTGCCGAAAGCTTAATTACAATACATTGCGCTGGTGCCGAAGCAAATATTTCTCTTTTATAATTAACTCCGTTTACACTAAAATTGGTTATTGCTAATCCTGTTTCAATATCAAGACTTCTATTATAAGATTCTATTTTTTGACCATTAAAATCTTGTTTTAAAATAAGATCTCCCAAAGGCATAAAACTTTCGCTATAAGGCCCCTGCATATTTTTAGTCAGATTATAAGCTTTTTCAAAATCTTCATTTTTCAAAGCTTCTCTAATTAAAGTAAGATTTTGAAAAGCATCAGGATTAACGTTTTTCTGCACAGGTCCGCCACTCCATAAAGTAGCCTCATTTAGCTGAATTAATTCTGAATCTACTCTTCCAAAAACCATTGCGCCAAGTGTTCCATTCCCTACAGGTAACGCTTCTGTCCATTCGACAGCAGGCTGCTTATATTGCAGTTTTAAATCTTGTTGTGCAAAAACAGAAAATCCTGTTAATGTTAACAATAATAAAAGGCTTTTTTTGAGAGAATGATATGGCATGTATTTTATTTTTATAAGAATAAATGATTAGATTGTTTTCAGTTTTAAAACCGTAACAGAATAAGCAGGAAGACTCAATTCTTGTTTTCCTTTTGTAACTTTATATTCACTTTGTTTTGGAGTGATTTTTTTAGGGTCTGCAAAAGTATTTTCATCTTGTAAATTTGCACTTACCAGTCTAATTATGCTTCCTTTTGATCCTAATTTTGCTCCTTTTAAATCAATACTCACTTCAGAAGCTGTTGCAGCTGTATTTACTAATTTCACTATGATTTCTTTGCTGTTATCATCTTTCACAGCCGAAGCATATAAATTATTCTGCCCAATCAAAGCTTTG encodes the following:
- a CDS encoding glycoside hydrolase family 27 protein → MKKTNLLTIMIGTFFISVLSNAQTKTFQKEEFKQWAQTPPMGWNSWDCYGPTVEEHEVKSNADYMAKELKKFGWEYVVVDIRWFVENDKAGGYNQTDPRYVIDQYGRYLPAVNRFPSAKDGQGFKPLADYIHKKGLKFGIHIMRGIPKKAVEDKMPIKGTKGITADQIYTTALQCEWLRDNYTILADKPGAQEYYDSIFELYAQWGVDFIKIDDLSRPYHEGEINLIRNAIDKCGRKIVLSTSPGETPISAASHVTSHANMWRMVDDVWDTWPHITHLMDVAQRWYPHIAPGTWPDCDMIPLGRISIRGERGNDRMTRLTKDEQYTLITFFNIFKSPLFFGGDLPSNDAFTLSLLTNKDVVKMHNESKDVKQLFQKDGKIAVTSKNAKDGSVYLALFNISDKDTQKVTVNLSDLGISGSAEVLNMWTGEKSKTTSKEINADLKSHSSVLYQLKSKK
- a CDS encoding glycoside hydrolase family 95 protein, encoding MPYHSLKKSLLLLLTLTGFSVFAQQDLKLQYKQPAVEWTEALPVGNGTLGAMVFGRVDSELIQLNEATLWSGGPVQKNVNPDAFQNLTLIREALKNEDFEKAYNLTKNMQGPYSESFMPLGDLILKQDFNGQKIESYNRSLDIETGLAITNFSVNGVNYKREIFASAPAQCIVIKLSADQLKKLSFTIDASSLLKNQKSIKDKSLVLKGKAPSHSDPNYIDYNKEPVVYEDASGCRGMRFELIIKPIVKDGEISVEGNNLVIKNASEILLFVSAATSFNGFDKCPDSQGKDEHKFAEAPIKKAIAKKYDSLLKEHITDFQKFFNRVSLKLNEKETNKSNLPTDIRLEQYAKGEKDAGLEALFFQFGRYLLISSSRTHNAPANLQGIWNNKLRAPWSSNYTTNINLQMNYWSVESASLSELFFPLDEYIKNASITGTETAKSYYHANGWVLHHNSDIWAMTNPVGDFGKGDPMWANWYMGANWLSRHLWEHYQYTGDKAYLKKVYPIIKGAAEFSLDWLQKDQNGHLVTMPSTSPENMFYYDGKKKGTVTTASTMDIGIIKDLFENTVEASKVLNIDSEFRQKVDKVANELLPFQIGKKGQLLEWYKDFEEEDPHHRHTSHLYALHPANLISPLKTPELANAAKKTLELRGDDGTGWSLAWKVNMWARLLDGNHAYQLFKNQLRLTKDNDPNYSRHGGCYPNLFDAHPPFQIDGNFAGTAGVIEMLMQSQNKEIHLLPALPDAWKDGEIKGITAKGNFTVDINWEDGKMSQSKIVSNVGGTCQIRSAKPFRIQKLNIQSKKSSIGYTAVFETKKGTSYTIEAYNE